CTTGCTCAGCTTGTTGTCCTTTTCATAAACAGCCAAGACTAAGGAGACACACTTATCATTTGGTTGAAGACCAGATCTCCTCAAATTCTCAAAAACAATACAGGCCTCACTGCTCTGACCTGCCACAACGTATGCATTTATTAGAAGTCCACATACCTTGGCATCAGGTATCATTCCTGCTAACTGAATAGCGTCAAAAACCCTTTGAGCTCCTTTGCTGTCACCGTTCATGGAATATGCTCGCAGCAGTGCTTTGTAAACTTCTCTTCCAGCATAAATATTTTCAGCTTCCATTTCCTTTAGCAAACTCTCTCCCTGGCTAAGCCTTCCAGCTCTTATGTAAGCCATGATCATTGAACCATATGACCTCCTGTCCAGTGGAACACCAAGCAGCTTCATCTCTTCAAATGTATCTTCAGCTAACTTAAGGTTACCAGCCTTGCTGTACATATGAACTAAAGCTGTTAGAGTAACCTGATCACAAATAAAGCCTCCTCTCTTCATGGCCAAGAAAGTATTTTCAGCCTCTTGCACCTTTTTTAGCTTTGCGTAACCATGTATTATCTTGGTGTAATCACGCACACATGCTTCAAATGATTCCTCCATGAGAGCGAGTCCAGCCAACTGATTAAGGACTCATAGAGTTTAGTAAGTGTACTTAAGTTATGTTTTAGTAAGCTCAATTCCGCTTCATATGAACAAACTGCACAAGTTAAAAGCTAAAGCTACCATATTTCTAGCATATTTATAAGCGCTGCAACATTAACCATTTCATGAAATACATTATTTTGAGAATGATATGTACAAGAAA
This portion of the Coffea arabica cultivar ET-39 chromosome 2e, Coffea Arabica ET-39 HiFi, whole genome shotgun sequence genome encodes:
- the LOC113727934 gene encoding uncharacterized protein, with the protein product MVVFVMGFYDCKMLSFTDSIVGPSQNNLEFLRCFLWGKSLWQIPSSFGCSKSNNGPVVIVKNEIETEKFEVKQEDKPRFRWVKVGPDINEDQKQAIAQLPLKMSNRCKALMKQIICFKPEKGNLSDLLAVWVKSMKPKRADWLLTLKELSRLEHPLYLELAGLALMEESFEACVRDYTKIIHGYAKLKKVQEAENTFLAMKRGGFICDQVTLTALVHMYSKAGNLKLAEDTFEEMKLLGVPLDRRSYGSMIMAYIRAGRLSQGESLLKEMEAENIYAGREVYKALLRAYSMNGDSKGAQRVFDAIQLAGMIPDAKVCGLLINAYVVAGQSSEACIVFENLRRSGLQPNDKCVSLVLAVYEKDNKLSKALDFLTDLERDGFLLGKEASEVLVKWFQRLGVVEEVEQILRDYALRTAQ